In Betta splendens chromosome 1, fBetSpl5.4, whole genome shotgun sequence, the genomic stretch TAGAATGATTATGTTACTCTTTATTGCAAAGTTGTCTTCAAATGTTACAGTTGTCTTACTGTAACATTTGAAACTGTtcaaatatgatttttttttatgacaATGCACACTCACCTTCTTTGATAACTTTGATAACCCGCATGGTGTAAACGTCTGTGGCCAAATCTGCTTTCAACTCTTCTAGTCTCACTTTGTATACTGAGAACAGACAAGTTGTAAAATGTTAgctggtcacacacacgcacacatacacacacacacacaaacacaccacacacactcaaactctTACCAAAATCTATTTTGCTGCCTTTCTCAGACTCACAGGCCTTAGTTGTGCGAACTTCATTGTctattttttcctttctctgcaTATTGCAATTGTCTGGAAATTGACATCAGTACAAAGTTAGTAAACAGTCAAGGAAACAAGTTAGCACATGTGCTGAACGTGCAACTCATCATCCAATATTAAATAGTGAAGTGTCCACTTTGTAACCAAATATTGTTGCTGTCCAACAGCAGTGAATTACCACCTTAATGTGGTGGAGTGTTTGCCTGCCTTCATGATCCTGGCAGCTGTATAGTTGGGAAAATAAACAACCAGCTGATGTATAACTACTGTAGTAATGTGACACAATCTCTGGTGGCAATATGTCCCTTGTTTTAAAAGGTTTGATAGGTTTaaatttttcttttatgtttttggtGGACTCTGACTTGAGTTTGTTACATTACAGCAAGTATATGTTTACACAGCTCACTTACCTTCAGCACATATGCATTCATTCTTTTGGCAGAGTCTCAATAGCTCTCCAGAGCGCCTCTGTGGGTGGTAAAACTTCACACAGGGTGTCTCtacaaaatcaaataaaatgtagATTTAATGTAGATTTAGGCCACTGCTTCCCAAATCAGAGTACATCAATACACGTAATATATTTCAAAGGGTAAATGAGGTTATGCTTATTAAAAATCAAAGACTCCAAGACTCAAGAAGCAACACAGGCGTAGTATTTACACAGCAACATGATGCAAATACCAACAACAATGATTAACAAGGTTTAGACAAATAACctattactgttactgtttgGATTTCGGGCCCCtgctctgttcttttttttttttttttttttgacttttaGACTTACGGCTATTGTGCTGATGGTCATAGTATTCATAGACAGACACAGGCGCTGGTTGCAAGATACCAACTTTCAGAGTCTGGGTCATCCTGAATGCAATCTCCTCTGGGCGTTTGTGAGAAACCTATAAGAGATTTCCGTCAAGATACAAGTACTAGATAATGTGCAGTTGCATATTCGCACACACTgactcctacagtacatgcttgAGAGGGTGTGATTGGAACACTGAGCATGATCTTTACTACTTCAACCTATGTTATCCTTTTTAGTTTAGGACTAATTATATGACAccaatttaaattaaatgtagATAAACAATACAGCTAAggtcaataataaaataaaagaaagggaGAGGAGAAAACCTCACCTTATCTAAGTAGATAATGAGCGAGCCTCTGTCTGAGAGAACTTTGTCCATCTCATACTTTGAAATGCTGCGACCAAATCCTTTAGACAACTGCAcaagcgcgcacgcacgcacgcgcgcgcgcacacacacacacacacacacacacacacacacacacacacacacacacacacacacacacacacacacacacacacacacacacacacacacacacacaaagttatcCATCCTAATAACCTTAAGTAGAAATAAATAGATTAGattgaaagtgtgtgtgtgtgtgtgtgtgtgtgtgtgtgtgtgtgtgtgtgtcttactaAGTTCAGGTCATTTGTGTTAACAGTGAAGCCAGTCAGCAAACCAATATCCAAGATTGCCATGGTTGCATCACGCTGATCATCCTTatacctgagaaagaatggacACGATGATAGAGGATTGAAAATAATCCAATAATCCAATAAGCACCTATTATgagtaataatgtaataattcaGCATGACAACTGGAAAACGAGACAAATGCAAAGAGGAAAGTGTGAAAGGTTAATGCTGGGTAGAAAgtaatacatttacattaatgTGACACTACCATACCATACTTACAAAACTTCTATTTTCAGTTTGTATATACCTTCATCCTCACCAATCTTATCTGAAAGATCAAAGCACAAGAAACTACAAAAATCAAGAAAATCAAAAATCAGTTGAGATACTATGGTGCCATAGCACCTCTAGTACAGTAGGTGGTGCTGTGGATCAAAGCCATCCAGTCAATAATAGACTCTAGTCCGGGTTACAAAACAGTAATGTTGTCTTTAAgtcctgtgtatgtgtgtctaaGAACATTATCTGAACTCATGACTACACTGATGAAAATATTGTTGATAATGTCAAACCGTGCTAGTTAGTTATCAGTACAGAACGTCAAGCCATCGCAAAATAGACTCAATCTCGAATGCTTTACGTCTGTAGTGATCTAAATGATCACTACAGACATTCCATTTTCACAGCCAGACATGTTGATGCTTTTAACGTCATTTACAACCTAAATGTTTGGTTAAATGGGGTGGCAATAGTGCAGCTGGTTGGGAGGTCGTCCCTCTAACCGGTTGGTGGTTTGAGTCCCGCCATAGTCAATACAGTGTATGTCGAAGTGTCTTTGGGCAAGaaactgaaccccaagttgcccctgagcgccttgcatggcagctgctgttaTCGGTGTGTGAACGTGAGACTGAATGGGTAAAtgagaagctactgtaaagcgCTTTGACCTGAAAGGGTGTATAAATGCGCTACATAAATGCACCCATGTACCACAAATTAATGGACTGGTCTGCTACCAGGGCACACACGATGGTGGTTTTAAACCAGCCTACAGACAATCCCTGTGTAAAAAACAGCCTTAAGTTACCTGGGAAAAATTGCACAGACAGGTTGAACTTCTGACAGCTGCTTTCCTTTTCTTCAGGCAGCGCATAATACCATGACACCATCTGAGACATAGAAGCTGAAAGTCATTTTTTAATAGGAATAAGCACCATTACATAAAAAAATCATAGatcaataattatttttactgGTAATGTTTTTACATCAATCACTATTCTTTGTTTCATGGATTGATATTTAATAGCAATTCACAATTCTTCAAACCCATTCTGCTATATTTGTATTGTGTAAATCAGAGTAAACTAACACAATATACACAACAATACATTACGTGACCTACTTTTACTGTTGCTTCTCCTTTTCCAGTGGCAACGactgttatattattatttatagagTTTACCTGTTGGGGTGGCACAGAATAATAGTACACATCAGAATGAAGCCGTAGTAGATAACTGAACATGCACAAAGATTAAGATGAATGTACCAAACTTTCACTGTATTTTTAGGTGCAAGTCTGTTGACATTCTGTTAAGAAGCACTACACAGCTGGCTACACGTGATAAACAGCTGCTAAAGCCGATAGGACCGAATCCCTTTACTGGGAGACTGTTTAAGCTTCTATAATAACTCCTCACTAGGAGACTAGGCCAGCTCAACTTAGAGTTTGGCACAGACGGACAAACAAGCGAGGACAATTGCAATTTACAATTAATTACCACCAGACAGACTCAACATTGCAATCATTTGATGAAAGAAATGGCAACAGTCAAGCTAATAAtaacaaactgaaaatcaccaaACAAAAAAAGTACTAAATACACAGAAAGAAGAAACGTACAGCACACTGAAATAACAGAGTACATGAAAGCACAAACcttgacaaagacagacaggaccACAACAGACAGTGTAGCATGTCAAGGAAATGCTGTGTAACAACTATGACAAACCAACAGGAGTGATTAAGTAACAGGCTATGGACTCAGATATAGATGATAACAATGACTAAACTGGGAACAGACAGAAAGTGACATCACACCACATACAGACAACAGGGCTGGGTTGCCAGACATTGAAAGTGATTGTCTCAACCAACAATGTATTGTCACATTTGACAAATGATGTCTGAGTGAAGACAAGTTGTAATGGCGGCCTTACGCACTTGTGTCTTTCATCATGGCTTCGGGACATGTACATTTTATGGTTGATATCAATTTACACTATACTTAGCGGCGCCTCACATGTTCGTTCCAATGTGTCTTGCCACATCTTCCTCACTAGTTTCTATTACTGCAGCAGTTATTGGTTGCACCTCACCTTAGACGTTCTGGTAAAATAGTGGCTTTCTCTGTTGAAATTGAAGCTCGGAGGTTTTGACCTGTCTGGCAGAAAGAGTTCCACATTCACATTATACTCCTCCTCTCTAGCGGCAACCCAATACTCAGCTATTGCCTGGTACACCATTATAGTAGCCTGAAAAGGGACATAGAGCGAAGAAAAGTGGCAAATCAGCTGACTAAAACAAATCGCtgcaaaaaacacagcaactaCATAAAATTTAAAGGACAAAGAGGACTTGCACCTGAGTTGATCCATATCCTCCTCCATCTATCTGCTGTTGGTTGAACCATCTGACAACAGGTCTCGCCTCATCAAAGGCCTTTGATAATGAAAGTCAAGGAAATGCTTTCAAACTCTGTGGTTCATAGCTTATTCAATCAATCAGACATTTAAGTTAATCATAAGCAGtacaaatcattttaaataatataactTCTCACTTTTTCAATTTTCAGAGCTTTTTACTTTGCATGTCTGCTGACATGTAAACGTTAACAAGTATAAGTCCTGGTCAGATACTGTAAAAATTAGTGGCAAGTACTCACCTTGGTCTTGACCAACGCCAACAGAGCATAAGCTGTGGCCTCCAGGGTGAAAAGATGTTTGTCTCGTACAGGCCAATGATCTGAGCCTGAGGAAGACACACATTTTACTGCTCATTTTATCAatcacaaaaaaggaaaaacttaACCAATTTCATTTCCACAAAAACATGATACTGATTTTAAAATAGATATTACAGCATATGCAAGCTATATTGTTTCTTATGTATCTTATGTATTATGTGACCATACTCTTGAACTTGTTGAGGATCTGCAGGTTGAGTTTGTTTTCATTGGCCAGGGCATACGATGCTATTGCAGCAGCATAAGGGTTGGTGAGGCCATGTAGATGCTTCTCCAGGTAGCTCACAGCTTCATTTCTACTAGCGTCTAGATTCtgtgaggaaaaaagaaaaatccaaAACTGTTCAGACACCGTTCTGTTGTTGAATGAAGCAAATTTCTATCACTGAAAGttttagataaaaaaaaaaaaaaactgctcctACTATTATTGTAACTTATCAAacaaatgtatataaataaatacaaaataaagactaaaaaaaactgtttaacttgatAAGAGTTGTTTGGCTAATGAATATTTTCTAAAATTTCGTGGACATGTTACAATGGGGGGAAACATAAACTAGAGAAGTGCTCACCGCGGGAAAActacacaaacaagacaagagggaggacccaaatgcacaacccgTAGACAGAACTGACAATCAAGGATTTAATGAAGGACCAAATAAGcacaaaggaaaataaaaactaagGGTGCTGCGAATGCAGgattacaaatacaaataagaaCACAAACTAAGACAcataactaaactaaaaactaCTGCATAGCAGGGAAAACTGATTGACACTAACCAACCTGAtaacaggaaacaaaatgacaaacatccCAGGAGGACactaaacaaaagaaaatcagagtgccccctggtggcatGGAAGCGACTCACAACAGGATAAGGCTTTGCATATTTTGAAACACTTCACTACTCATATGATACGATacaaaatgactttaattatcCCATAATGGGAAAATTTGTTGCAGCAATAGACAAATAGTCAAAAAACAGGATAAGAGAACAATAACTACTGTACTGAAAGAAACTAGGTATTAGGTAAATTTAAGAGTGAAGAATATTGTGTCTGCATGCTGTGTATGTTTACAGTGTCAAAGAAGCACAGATGAATGGTGTTGTGAAGTATTGTGACTATGAGGCCAAATTCCCTTCATACAGTAATGCAAAGATTTGTGCCCTCATAGCGTAGTGGATAGAAAAGACTAGGCCACCACTGTTTGACAAGGCCCGGGGCTCAAGTGCAgttgtttcattattttccaGGTTGGGACAGGTTCAGTCTGTTGGCCTTAGCAGCCGACACCCAGCAAATGTAGCACTTAATAGAGGCATAACTAAACTGTATTGTACTGTGTGTGACTACGGTGGTACTCACATCAATCCCGTTACATATCTTGCCTGACTCCTGCATAGCGATAAGGCAGAAGGCTGTCATGGAGACACCTGAATCTGTGCCTTTCACATCACCCTAAGTGCAAAGGTGTAATTTTTGTCAGTTTTCTAAACCCATACACAAAAAACTGAGCCCTTCTATTTAACAAGTTTTATATTATCATGACTCACAATCATCTCTCCGTGAATGATTGTTCCAACTTCAGTAAACATGCCagatttctgtgttttcatcaAGAACTTTACAGCGTCACAGATCACGTCTTTGTTCATTCCTACAAGATGGCTAGCCATGGCAAACACCTTGGTAACATAAGCTGTCAGCCTTcaagagaagagaggaaagaaatgaGGTTTAGCTACATTCTCTAACATCCTCTTAGTTAGTGAGaatatggatgtgcaaatgagTTTGAGACTTAGGATGATTTACCATGTGCTGCCTATTTCATGTTCGGGAAATACAGCAAAAGACCCATCATCTTTATGGAAGGCAAGTTCATTATGGTAACCTGGACAAAGGTAATGCCCATTAGCTTTATCCAACATCATTACtctagtagcagtagcagtgtCTAAATTGGCTTTTAGGAGTTCTGCTTATTTGTGTCCTCCTCTTTTAGGCTTCCTGAAATCTGggtaaataataaatgtctgtATGACCCTACCAGTTTCGATGTGTTGAAGAGCTTCTGCCCGTTTATCAAGGCCCACAGTTTCCCACTGGTTGGTTTTGTCCAGGTAAACAGTTGCAATGACAGGCAGAGTCATTGAGATCATGTTCTGCTCCCCACAGCCTGAAGGCTGTTTGATCAGGGTACCCATAGACTTGCCACTGAGTGCGTTCTCTACTAATGCACTTAACTGCTCTCTGCCTGAGTAAACCAAAGAAGAAACACAGAATCAGACATGCAAAGATCTTTTTCAAACTGGTTAATTCAAGCAGATGTTACAGTATCTTACCTGTCACAGAGATCAGAGATCGTGTTAGTTGCTTAGTGTTtggaactaaatgtttctcaagTATTTCACTGTTAATGACTTCGACTTTTTTGTCACCTTGAGGAGGAAGTTGGGGTCTCATTAAATGGCATAACAGACTACAGATAATGTCACAgtctttaattattaaaagcCCCTACCTGTCTTAGTAAGCTGAAAGGTTACACTCTTTAAAGAATTTTTCAATATGCCTTCAGGCTGTAAACAATATTTATCAGTGTTATTTTATAACAGGATATTATAAATTTTTTAACTGTTATCAGAATATGTAAACAATATGCTTTTCATACTTTTTTGTGTCACTACAAGATGAACAAAACAGAGTCCTATTGCTTACCACCACCAGCAGTTTTCTCTCAATTCCATCACGCAATGGCAGATCTGAGTTTGAAACAAATGCTTTGACCTCAATTTTGAGTTCGCCTTCCTTCATAGGAATAATGACGAATGGCACAGATCGTGTAGATTTGCTTCCAACATTAACCTTTTGGCGATATTTCCCACGCTTAGAGGCTGAACTGCATACATCTGGGTTCTCAATCAGGTCAATAGTCACCTAATGGAAAAATTCAAATATGATAATATTTATAGGTTTAGAGAATTCTGAAATGCTGCTTTAGTGGCATTTTGCATCGGGTCACATTCACCAGGTTCCGTAAATTCAGTGACAGATTAATTCTGATGGTTGTCTTAACAGGTTATTTTCTTAATTTCAATGGCTTTTAATCTAATCAAAAGCCATAAAGACAGATGACAGTTTTGCTGTAAACATGGAAGAggtgatttactgtacaatgaaAAAGACTTAAGAGACAGTTGGTCCTTCTGGCCTGCCGGGGACGCTGtggttctgtttttgtgtggtCTTTATGTTTGTGACACAACAAATGTTGCCTTGTTTGACACTACCTTGTTGCATTTCACATCTCTCTGGTTGGTTCTGTGCTCAGTTGTCTGTAATGTTCTTTGCGTGTTTCATGTTCTTTGTAATTTCACCCATGTTTAGTTCAGAACTAAACTAGTTTAGTTTGTACTTccttgtctgtgtctgcattcTTTTATTGAACCATTTATACCATTTGTCAGTCTGCGGCTCGATGCCTTTGGGTCTTCCCTATTTGTTCTCCAGGTTTGGCTCTGTGTGGGAGGCTTCACTGTTTCTGTGTGGGGGATTAGTCAGCCTTAGCGGCCAGAGGCTTTCCTGGGTCAGCTCCGAGTGAGCAATTAACGTAGCTTCTATTAAAGTGAATCACCTTGTGCAATTAAGTTTATAATTGATACTATATTGcacgtaaaaaaaacaaatctgcatgtgagaaataaatttaaatttgtttttcagtttattttttctGACTTTCTATTTGAAATTTTCCTGCAGCAGAAGTAATTGTATATAAAcaatatattaaattaaattaaattaattaaaataaatttatcATGCATTAGGAAAATATTTCACGGCTATAAAAACTGGTCCCAGCGTGGATTTTGAAAACAATGTATAAATCGTGATATAAGCAACTGACAACTAGTAgaaaatgttacagtatgtagtaCAGTAGACAGAACAGTTCAGCTTACATCAGCACCCTCCTCACTGTAGTTGTGAAGAATCGCTTTAATTTCCAGCTGTTCCCCACGGACAGCGGAATAAGGCAGTCGGAGGTCAATGAAGAAGACCTTTTGAACTTTTACTTCTAGTGGATCAGCCACACAGATACCTTAGAGATAAGAATAACAAGTTTAGAATGAAACAGTGAATTCAAATAATGGTAAAATCTCTTCCAGTTTGAATTCTTACTATGCGTTGCTGAAAGGCTGATGGCAGTAAGCTGCCATGTTGTGATTGAATCCTTTAGCATTTCTGAGAGTGGAGACTCTTGAGTTTCACTGAAATGCACAATAAAGAAGTTAGTCTTGGTAATTAAATAAGGGCAGTAATGTGGATATGGAGTAATGTGTGTCAAGCGTATTTTTAATTATGATGCGTAAAACCTGAGAATGAACACAGTAATGATTTACATTATAGTTATATTACAGGATATGCTGAATTTCTGCTTCATTGAGAGCATATACgtcatgtacagtaagtacataACAGTCCTAATTTTACTGAATCTATTTTAGAGAAGTCACTtatttgaagtgtgtgttttcaccatTTAGGGTTATGTCCAGGGCAAGGAGGTAATTTGATATTATACCACATCCAACTTTCAGGGAAAGAGCTGCGTGAAACAATTTCACTTGTATCCATGTCACtattttcttcttcctcacctgTTTAAACAAATATAATCATTACATGTGCATTGAAAGTAATGAATTTGGATATATAACAACAGCATTAGTCCTTCATACTGTAGACCCGATGGTGCTTGTCACAACCACCTTTTGCAGTGGTTGGATTTAGCATTGTGTCCAAAGTAAGTGAGGCAATACACAATACATATAAACTTGCAGCAACAGCTGTCATTGCTGCGTGAGGCTTCTTTAACTGAAACAAGCGTAGAAGTTTAACTTCGGCTTAAGGTTTCAATAGGTTTTCTATTACCTTATTCCGCAGCTCTAAGCAGACAAACAGTATTAAACTGAAAATCTAGATGAAATATTGGCCATTTCTCAGTTTAAGTGTGTAACAGAAACTGGTTTCAGTAAATgaccatttctctctctgtgtcttacTGCGAGCCAGCAGGAGACTGTCCTGCCTCCTCTCATCTTGCTGGTCTTTCAGCTCCTTGCAGCAGCGTAGGAAGGCCTCCACACAGGCTGCACCTTCCACGATGTACTCACTGCGCCTCTCACAGTCGTATGAGAGGGGCGTGTCCCTCATTCCGTCCAAACAACAGTCAcgttgtattttttcttcatacTGACTCACTGAAAAATGGAGAGAGATGTAAAGAGAACAAAATGAGAAGGAACCATGTGGAAAATGGAAATGGGATATTTTCAGCTTTTGTGTAATAATTCTATGGATTTTGCCATCATCAACAAACACGATATGGAAATTTTTCTGATGATTCAGCAGTCCTATATTACAGCATCTTGCAGTTCTTACCTAAGCTGGTTTTGACGTCCATTATAGTGCTTGCCCGTTTCCTCCTGCTTGGCACTGGACATTTTGTTTCTGGAAATCACAAGTACAATAGCTCCTAAACACAACCTAAGAGGCATAACTCTGCAAATGAATTCTGTTAACAGAGTGAGTTTGACAGGATGCAGGCCACTAAAAAAATGCATGATTTCTATGCATGATCACACTCATTCAGTCACTACTTTTGTTCATAATGATGTTAAAGAACCTAAAGCAATATATATCAAAGAATTATCTTTGATGGGTACAGTGTTGTATAGCTTGTCACCAgcattttatactgtattttcaaACACTTTTCACTTTCGCAATCATTCTGTCCCAACATAATGTTTGAGTAGAAATAATACTTTGTTACATTTTATCTAACAGGTACCGTAATTAGATTGAGGTCACTTCCTAAATGTGTAATTATTCTAATTAGTTGGATTCCTCCCCAACATCACAAAACTGCTCAGTCTTATGATGGAACTAAAGGAACCCTGGAAGTGTCACCTTGTCTGTATGGGCTTCCAGGAGCCAAGTTGGTCTTAAACAATAGTCCTGCATCGTGAAACACATGCATTGCATCCCTGCCTCCACCTGGCGTGCATCCCGTGTCATACGTCTCTACCATGTCCCATATCTGAGTGGAAGGGATGTGGGCAAAATTACTTTCATGTAACATTGAATGGTCCAAACTGATGTTTTAGATATTAGATAAAAATCTTTTGATAGATacattgttttatttacctttttctGACTGAGGCGGTGTTTGGTGTTTAGGACGTAGACACCTTTGTCAACTGCCACCAATCCCACTGTGGCCCCAGGATCTCCAATGACCTTAAACTTAAATGTTCCGCGAGGAGCAAAGGGGTAGGAATGTGGTGCAGGTTCTAGCTTCAACTGAAAGAAGAAGGACGGAATTGATTTAGATTTGTGGTCATataacaaatacagtaaacataaaACCTGTGTTGTAGCTGCTCTTTGCATTAAGTTAATGACACAACAGTCCCTTATCTCGATGCATGCGTGTAGTGCGTCTTACACACCGAGCCCATGCAGGTGTCCTCCACATCCACCCAAACAGAGTCTGAGACCACTTCGTTTGCATTTGTATGGTAGTAGGCCACGATTCTGAATGATGGCAGCATGTCCTTGGTAACAAAGACTGTTAGAGATATCACTGGTCTTGGTGCAATTCGACCGTGGTTCACCAGCTGGCCTTTGCTAAGAATCTGAAAATATACATTCAACCATTAACTGGATTCAGTTCATGCATGTGTTATCAAACATGTGATGTCTCACCAAGTACGTGATGTCTCACCAAGTACGTGATGTCATATTTTGCATTTATGGGCTCTTTGAGGTTGAGAGTGACTTTCAAGTTGTCTCCTAGTCGTACTTCATCTGAACCCAAGCCTGCAATAATAGTATTGACCATTTACCATAGGGAAACACAAGGATGCTTATCATCTTATAGTCTTTCAGCATATTCCTTACCTATATAGATATATTGACCGTTGCTGGTGGTATATGGGGTAGCTGTCATGGTGGCTGATGCTTGGGTTATACCCGGGACGTTTGTCtttgccttcacacacacatttgcatattgTTATAATCAACATAGACTGATCCTAATACTTTACATTATTGAGGTGCCTTAATAAATGAGTGACGGTTCCACACAGTGCGCAGAACAAAAAACATTGCAATCACATTTTTCATGTACAGTTGGACACATTAATGTGGAGCAATATGAACATTTACATACTTGAATTATCAGTGGTTCGGGTTCTGATTTTGTGTTTATGGAAAGCCTTGCAATGCCATTGGCTGTGGTTTTCCCTGTTGTCTCATATGGCACCGCCTCCAGCAACACATTAATTCCCCTCGCTGGGGTTCCATCAGGGTTTGTGACTTCAACCTGTCATCATAGAAACAATGACACAGTGTGTTTGAGTAGGGGATTCACTTTGTTATTAGGAGGAAATAACACCAgaatcagattttttttctacttaAATAAAAGACAGAACAGAAAGCCTAAAGATTTGTAAACATTTTTCACAGCACAGTCTCATATGATGTAATGAAATCAAAGAAAAGCAATATGTATCACCTTCATTTAACATACAATATTTGTACATTACCACAGCATCGAAGGGCATTCCTGGTTTGAAATATCTGGATGTTTTCTTGAAGTTGATGCTGTAAGGTGATGTGACAATCCGGATGTCTTTCAGCTGTGCCTCCACCATTTCACCTCCTgtgcaaatatacagtatttgcaaatatatatatatatacagtatttatttatatatacaccgatgcccaagaggtacagccagatgaccatacctgaagcactcgaaactgccaagcaaaggctacaagccttggccagccgcctaaagagatacaccagagataacgaagccagacgaataaaccggctgttcgcaacacaacctgcgaaagtgtactctcaatggcagggtaataacaacagagcagacccaccaaggctggaaactgaacag encodes the following:
- the LOC114851145 gene encoding complement C3-like isoform X3 — its product is MLGTWGERECSNRKVMSAPNLFRVGTTEKIFVECQDCVDNNDFNVVIKVMNYPSKSLILDEKSVNLNKTNKFQSLAEITVPATDFSKDPTMKQYVYLQATFPGAELEKIVLVSFQSGYIFIQTDKTLYTPNSVVQYRMFGVKPSMEPVENDKETNAPPSIDIEIVTPNKITLPIAVKSLESGLYTHSYQLGDIVSPGLWTLVARFHDNPQESFTAEFEVKEYVLPSFEVKLSPDVPFFHVDSSEFTVSISAVYLFGQEVSGVAYVIFGVEHDGQKKSFPSSIQRKHIENGKAVGELKKEHITEVFQDILGLVGSSVYVSVSVLTENGGEMVEAQLKDIRIVTSPYSINFKKTSRYFKPGMPFDAVVEVTNPDGTPARGINVLLEAVPYETTGKTTANGIARLSINTKSEPEPLIIQAKTNVPGITQASATMTATPYTTSNGQYIYIGLGSDEVRLGDNLKVTLNLKEPINAKYDITYLILSKGQLVNHGRIAPRPVISLTVFVTKDMLPSFRIVAYYHTNANEVVSDSVWVDVEDTCMGSLKLEPAPHSYPFAPRGTFKFKVIGDPGATVGLVAVDKGVYVLNTKHRLSQKKIWDMVETYDTGCTPGGGRDAMHVFHDAGLLFKTNLAPGSPYRQETKCPVPSRRKRASTIMDVKTSLVSQYEEKIQRDCCLDGMRDTPLSYDCERRSEYIVEGAACVEAFLRCCKELKDQQDERRQDSLLLARSEEEENSDMDTSEIVSRSSFPESWMWYNIKLPPCPGHNPKCETQESPLSEMLKDSITTWQLTAISLSATHSICVADPLEVKVQKVFFIDLRLPYSAVRGEQLEIKAILHNYSEEGADVTIDLIENPDVCSSASKRGKYRQKVNVGSKSTRSVPFVIIPMKEGELKIEVKAFVSNSDLPLRDGIERKLLVVPEGILKNSLKSVTFQLTKTGDKKVEVINSEILEKHLVPNTKQLTRSLISVTGREQLSALVENALSGKSMGTLIKQPSGCGEQNMISMTLPVIATVYLDKTNQWETVGLDKRAEALQHIETGYHNELAFHKDDGSFAVFPEHEIGSTWLTAYVTKVFAMASHLVGMNKDVICDAVKFLMKTQKSGMFTEVGTIIHGEMIGDVKGTDSGVSMTAFCLIAMQESGKICNGIDNLDASRNEAVSYLEKHLHGLTNPYAAAIASYALANENKLNLQILNKFKSSDHWPVRDKHLFTLEATAYALLALVKTKAFDEARPVVRWFNQQQIDGGGYGSTQATIMVYQAIAEYWVAAREEEYNVNVELFLPDRSKPPSFNFNRESHYFTRTSKVNSINNNITVVATGKGEATVKMVSWYYALPEEKESSCQKFNLSVQFFPDKIGEDEGIYKLKIEVLYKDDQRDATMAILDIGLLTGFTVNTNDLNLLSKGFGRSISKYEMDKVLSDRGSLIIYLDKVSHKRPEEIAFRMTQTLKVGILQPAPVSVYEYYDHQHNSQTPCVKFYHPQRRSGELLRLCQKNECICAEDNCNMQRKEKIDNEVRTTKACESEKGSKIDFVYKVRLEELKADLATDVYTMRVIKVIKEDSTDVAPDDKLRTFLSFPHCREALNLTQGKTYLVMGMAKDISIDTENNSFQYVLNERTWIEYWPSEEECQTAIHRPTCLGMEYLVMMQRNFGCQLK